Within Trichoderma atroviride chromosome 2, complete sequence, the genomic segment CCAGCCGTGGAGGAAATCGTTGCAAGCGGTATCCCCATCGTCACCGACCACTTTGCTCTCCTTAAGGCTGCTAGCACATTCCCAGAGGAGTACAGGGGCGATATAACTTCACAGCCTGGATTCTCTGATATCGTATCGCTTGTGCGGTCTAGTGCTCTGTACGTCAAGATCAGCGCACCGTATCGAATCAGCAACCTGGCGCCCGACTACACAGACGTGCGTCCTTTGGTCACAGCACTAGTAGAAGCGAATCCGCAGCAGATACTATGGGGTAGTGACTGGCCGCACACGCCGAGGATGACGGTCAGgtcaagagaagaagcgcttCGGGAAACTTCTTACTTAAAGGTTGATGACCGGGCATGGCTGAGACAGCTAAAGAGCTGGCTAACAGAGGAGCAGTGGGACTTGATCATGGTGAAGAACCCGCAGAGGCTTTACGGTGGGCAGTAGTCAGTGGAACATGATGAATACGCTATGGCGAGTTGAACAGAGGAGTGAGAGTTTGTCGATTCAAGAATAAATGGAACGTTATTGCGGATAGTTGAATAGAGCACGCAGCTTCCTTTGGAGATTATGTAGATACTCTCAGCAATAAGCTCGACGGCGCCTTTGGCACGGGCGGCGAGTGATTCAAAGATCACGATGCTGGATTCTAGCTTTGAAGCTTTGAGCTGTGTAAGATGGCACTTTGAATGATTGAACAACGGCTTGCATGGTTCTTGTACTGTCACTAATAGGGAGGAAACTAATGCTACCATGACATCGGGAGCGGCCAACGATCCAGCAGGGAATACCAACATCTCGGTTCAGTCATCATTTACAGAGTATACTAATATCTTCATTTTtgaagctgttgatgttTGTTTGTACATTGTCTATTCGTACGCTATCTTGTTGGTGAAGTTTTACACGGACAATCAGTGGACGGGGGTTGCACTATTACATTCCACAGTACGAGTCCTCCTCACTAGCCCATATGGCCCCTTTAACCTTCCTGATGTGATCTTGAATGATCCCAGCCACCACAGCTCGAGGTTCGCACTAATAAATCCGAATCCATGAGCGCCTATCTTCAGCCTGTAGGCGCCTTTTAACGGTCTGAATATGAGCTCGAACCGTCTCGGCCGCCTCAGTTGGAGACATCATAGTCACATCCAACTCAAGTTCGTAATTATTCCGGAAACGGAAGACCTCTTCCGTTTCACATTTGATGCGTAAGTTCTCAAGGACTTTCACTCTTTCATAGCTTGCCGTGCCATTCGTGAATCTTTCCCTAGCTCTCTTACAAGCAAGTTCAACATCGAATTTTAGGATGATTGAGATGAGTGGCGAGTGGCTCATGACAGCGGCAAACTCGTAGTCGGCGGCAAGTGAGCCCCTGTTCTCCTCAGGGTCAAATTGATCGATCATGACCCATGTGGCTTCGCTGGCTTCCTCCGACTTGTAAATAGATTGCAATCTTGTCCGT encodes:
- a CDS encoding uncharacterized protein (EggNog:ENOG41); protein product: MTPVVYIHGHFNGCNLALAEELSKLMPKTKIIDDNLNVEPAKAFAKTLEEYRCLRVALRRTRLQSIYKSEEASEATWVMIDQFDPEENRGSLAADYEFAAVMSHSPLISIILKFDVELACKRARERFTNGTASYERVKVLENLRIKCETEEVFRFRNNYELELDVTMMSPTEAAETVRAHIQTVKRRLQAEDRRSWIRIY